From the Ruminiclostridium josui JCM 17888 genome, one window contains:
- a CDS encoding cadherin-like beta sandwich domain-containing protein yields the protein MGNTALTGLTSASSYIAPFVAQKAVDGIMKPVNRWVGEVPCTLNFKPDKLYCVNRWVVNGMPSVGWDPQQYYLLKYSLQGSNDNVTWTTLDTVDNTNTSTISYSSDRTFIPTAAYTYYRVNITSGLKCNPRIASISNFQLFAVDPSSPYLSSLAINSGTLSPAFNKTTFAYTATVDYGVTSIVVTPTAETPTAYGQNVIIKVNGVETASGVGTSVNLAVGVNTINIDVTSAVGYLNQRYTLTVTRLNSNKLTGLSVLNGSTVLPIVPTFNKNTFEYTVEVEKTVQSVMICATSEDPASTIKINGGTAVSGQPYGSITLQKTGNTTVNIIVSTATTSSQQYTVTIKRKENLTLSGLIFKNGKTTLTLQPTFSPTHREYTSSTSNASSITVVPTASNPGDVNITVNGNTVTSGSSYSVTNLRKGENTIIIKVISKITGNENTYICVIKIS from the coding sequence ATGGGTAATACCGCCTTAACTGGCCTTACTTCAGCATCCAGTTATATAGCTCCTTTTGTGGCTCAAAAAGCGGTTGACGGAATAATGAAACCTGTCAACAGGTGGGTTGGAGAAGTACCTTGTACACTTAATTTTAAGCCAGACAAATTGTATTGTGTAAATCGGTGGGTAGTAAATGGCATGCCGTCAGTAGGGTGGGATCCTCAACAATACTATTTGCTAAAATATTCTTTACAGGGAAGCAATGATAACGTAACGTGGACAACACTAGACACTGTGGATAACACAAATACTAGTACAATAAGTTATAGTTCTGATAGGACATTTATTCCAACTGCCGCATATACTTATTATAGGGTTAATATAACAAGTGGACTAAAATGTAATCCTAGAATTGCTTCTATTTCAAATTTTCAATTATTCGCTGTTGACCCTTCAAGCCCATATTTATCAAGCTTGGCGATAAACAGCGGTACACTTTCACCTGCTTTTAATAAAACTACGTTCGCTTATACTGCTACAGTTGACTATGGAGTCACCAGTATTGTAGTAACTCCTACTGCAGAAACTCCCACTGCCTATGGTCAAAATGTAATAATAAAAGTAAATGGAGTTGAAACTGCCAGTGGAGTAGGTACATCTGTAAACCTTGCAGTTGGTGTCAATACCATAAATATTGACGTTACTTCTGCTGTTGGTTACTTAAACCAGAGATATACGCTGACTGTTACAAGGCTTAACAGTAACAAACTCACAGGTCTTTCTGTTCTTAACGGAAGCACAGTACTTCCGATAGTACCAACTTTTAATAAAAATACTTTTGAGTACACTGTGGAGGTTGAAAAAACAGTTCAGAGCGTTATGATATGTGCTACAAGTGAAGACCCTGCATCCACTATAAAAATAAACGGAGGAACTGCTGTCAGCGGTCAGCCATATGGGTCTATTACGCTGCAAAAAACGGGAAATACAACAGTAAATATCATAGTATCTACAGCAACAACGTCATCGCAGCAATATACAGTAACAATTAAGAGGAAAGAGAATTTAACTTTGTCTGGGTTGATATTTAAGAATGGAAAAACAACGCTTACATTGCAGCCAACATTTAGCCCAACACATAGGGAATATACTTCAAGTACAAGTAATGCTTCTAGCATAACTGTAGTTCCAACTGCTAGTAATCCTGGTGACGTTAATATTACTGTTAATGGTAATACAGTGACAAGCGGTTCGTCATATAGTGTAACTAACTTGAGAAAAGGGGAAAACACGATTATTATTAAAGTTATTTCAAAGATTACAGGAAATGAAAATACTTATATCTGTGTAATAAAAATATCTTAA
- a CDS encoding phage tail protein yields the protein METMLGQIELFPFNFVPQGWLLCNGQLLNIAQNQALYSLLGVSYGGDGRTTFAIPNLLGTEPVPNTMYCIAIEGIYPSKN from the coding sequence ATGGAGACGATGTTGGGTCAAATTGAACTTTTCCCATTTAACTTTGTACCGCAAGGATGGCTTTTGTGTAATGGCCAGTTACTAAACATCGCACAAAATCAAGCACTGTATTCGTTATTAGGGGTTTCTTATGGCGGTGACGGTAGAACAACCTTTGCTATACCTAATTTATTAGGCACGGAGCCTGTACCGAATACAATGTATTGCATAGCAATAGAAGGTATTTATCCCTCAAAGAATTAG
- a CDS encoding phage tail protein has translation MDPFIGQIQLFAFGFAPRGWQLCDGSIIKIAENQALYSLLGNKFGGTPGQSFAVPNLLNASAYQNGRPMAYYIAIYGIYPSRS, from the coding sequence ATGGATCCTTTCATAGGTCAAATTCAGCTTTTTGCTTTTGGATTCGCTCCGCGGGGTTGGCAGTTGTGCGATGGGTCGATAATTAAAATTGCAGAGAATCAGGCATTATACTCATTATTAGGAAATAAATTTGGCGGTACACCCGGTCAGAGCTTTGCTGTTCCAAATCTGTTAAACGCAAGTGCATATCAGAATGGTCGCCCTATGGCTTATTATATTGCAATTTACGGTATTTATCCGTCTCGCAGTTAA
- a CDS encoding phage tail protein, with amino-acid sequence MDSPILGMIKCFPYSYIPYGWAVCNGATISIQTNSALYSLIGTKFGGNGTTTFCLPNLTGAEPVPNTVYCIATQGIYPMRS; translated from the coding sequence ATGGATAGTCCTATTTTAGGTATGATAAAGTGTTTTCCGTATTCTTATATTCCTTATGGTTGGGCAGTTTGTAACGGTGCAACTATAAGTATCCAGACAAATTCTGCCTTATATTCCCTGATTGGGACTAAATTCGGAGGTAATGGCACTACTACATTCTGTCTCCCAAATTTAACAGGTGCTGAACCTGTTCCAAACACTGTATATTGTATTGCCACCCAAGGCATATATCCCATGAGAAGCTAA
- a CDS encoding nitroreductase family protein has protein sequence MSKNFFAAVKDRRTYYGIDKQSPVSDERIQEIIKDAVLHTPSSFNSQSARVVLLLGDNHDKLWDITKNTLSKVVPPENFSATEQKINSFRSGYGTVLFFEDNSVIESLQQQFALYKDNFPIWAEQSNGMLQYVIWTALEIEGLGVSLQHYNPLIDDAVRTEWKIPLNWRLVAQMPFGKPTASPDEKQFQPIESRFKIFK, from the coding sequence TTGTCCAAGAATTTTTTTGCAGCAGTAAAAGACAGACGCACATATTATGGAATTGATAAGCAAAGTCCTGTTTCCGACGAGAGGATTCAGGAGATTATAAAAGATGCGGTTCTCCACACACCTTCATCCTTTAACAGTCAAAGTGCAAGAGTTGTATTATTATTGGGAGATAACCATGATAAATTGTGGGACATAACAAAGAATACACTAAGTAAAGTAGTGCCGCCTGAAAATTTTTCAGCAACCGAGCAGAAAATCAACTCTTTTAGAAGTGGCTATGGTACTGTTTTATTTTTTGAGGACAACTCAGTTATTGAATCTCTACAACAGCAATTTGCACTGTATAAGGATAATTTTCCTATTTGGGCAGAGCAGTCAAATGGAATGTTACAATATGTGATTTGGACCGCTTTGGAAATTGAAGGTCTGGGAGTCTCTCTTCAGCACTATAACCCATTGATAGATGATGCCGTTAGAACCGAATGGAAGATTCCCTTAAACTGGAGACTTGTTGCCCAGATGCCATTCGGAAAACCAACTGCGTCACCCGATGAAAAGCAATTTCAACCAATTGAATCAAGATTTAAAATATTCAAATAA
- a CDS encoding hemerythrin domain-containing protein, producing the protein MDCIDLMVDEHKNIKRMLKVIRVYCYKILKGEQVEYEDFFTIIDFVRNYADAHHHGKEEKLLFDRMEKEMGPAAQKLVRHGMLVEHDLGRLHMQELEAAVKRVLEGDDESKLDIIANAVSYTHLLYRHIEKEDGVVYTFARNNLVKETMDMLNFECEKAESKAQEQNLQEKYLKIIEEFERKVL; encoded by the coding sequence ATGGACTGTATTGATTTAATGGTAGATGAGCATAAAAATATTAAGCGTATGCTGAAGGTTATACGCGTATACTGCTACAAGATTTTAAAGGGTGAACAGGTAGAGTACGAGGATTTTTTTACAATAATTGATTTTGTAAGAAATTATGCAGATGCCCACCACCATGGTAAAGAAGAAAAACTTCTTTTTGACAGGATGGAAAAAGAAATGGGGCCAGCAGCACAAAAACTTGTAAGACATGGCATGCTGGTGGAACATGATTTGGGACGGCTTCATATGCAGGAACTTGAAGCTGCTGTAAAAAGGGTTCTGGAAGGTGATGATGAATCTAAGCTTGATATCATAGCTAATGCTGTTTCATATACGCACCTGCTTTACAGGCATATTGAAAAAGAAGACGGAGTAGTATACACTTTTGCAAGAAATAATCTGGTTAAAGAAACCATGGACATGCTTAACTTCGAATGTGAAAAGGCAGAAAGCAAAGCACAGGAACAGAATTTACAGGAGAAATACCTGAAAATTATAGAAGAGTTTGAGAGAAAGGTATTATAG
- a CDS encoding alpha/beta fold hydrolase, which translates to MEYTIKTEQDVNIYVNDINPYGKKVILFVHGWPLSHRAFEYQFNVLPKMGYRCIGMDTRGFGNSSKPFWGYNYNRLAEDVRCVVDSLKLRNFVLAGHSMGGATVIRYMSLFKGYGVSKLALFAAAAPSLTMRPDFPYGLPKEDITKIINSVYDNRPQMLLDTAPMFFFKPITKALSDWFFQLGFMAANWATAECAKTFRDESLFNDLPQIQVPTLILHGIHDRVCLFPLAKVMEKSIKNSRLVPFEYSGHSLFFEEKDKFNMELVKFIEHF; encoded by the coding sequence ATGGAGTACACCATTAAGACAGAACAGGATGTGAATATTTATGTAAATGATATTAATCCTTATGGTAAAAAGGTAATTCTTTTTGTGCACGGCTGGCCTTTAAGTCACAGGGCATTTGAATACCAATTCAATGTCCTTCCTAAAATGGGGTACAGATGTATTGGTATGGATACAAGAGGCTTTGGCAATTCAAGTAAGCCCTTTTGGGGTTATAACTACAATAGGTTGGCTGAAGATGTCCGTTGTGTAGTTGACTCATTAAAGCTTCGGAACTTCGTTCTGGCAGGCCACTCAATGGGAGGTGCTACTGTTATACGCTATATGTCCCTCTTCAAGGGATATGGTGTTTCAAAGCTGGCATTGTTTGCCGCTGCTGCACCAAGCCTTACTATGCGCCCCGACTTTCCTTACGGTCTCCCTAAAGAAGATATAACAAAAATAATTAATAGTGTATATGATAATCGACCTCAAATGCTTTTGGATACTGCACCAATGTTTTTTTTCAAACCAATAACTAAAGCTCTGTCAGATTGGTTTTTCCAACTTGGCTTTATGGCTGCTAACTGGGCTACTGCAGAATGTGCTAAAACCTTCCGGGACGAAAGCCTTTTTAACGACCTACCCCAAATTCAGGTTCCAACCTTGATACTTCACGGTATACATGACCGTGTTTGCCTGTTTCCTCTGGCAAAAGTCATGGAAAAAAGTATCAAAAACTCAAGGCTCGTACCTTTTGAATACAGCGGGCACAGTCTGTTCTTTGAGGAAAAAGATAAGTTTAATATGGAATTGGTAAAATTTATTGAACATTTTTAA
- a CDS encoding sodium-dependent transporter, with protein sequence MTQKRDQWGSKAGFILAAIGSAVGLGNIWRYPYVLYSNGGGAFLIPYFFAILTAGIPLIILEYGLGHKFKGSPPLALARANKKWEWLGWWPSINSFIILTYYTLILSWAVNYLFFSFTQAWGTDTNSFFFKDFLKMADSPFKLGGFVWPVFVGITIIWLINWFVCFKGVSSGIEKINKILLPTLVIAMIIIVIRGVTLPGASLGLNKLFTPDWSKVLEPKVWISAYGQVFFSLSLAMGIMITYSSYLPKKTDINNSAFMTAFANCGFEFLSAIGIFGILGYMASTQGVGVDEVASQGIGLAFVAFPKVFTVMGGIGKFFGILFFTCLVFAGITSSISLVEASSSALIDKTGAGRKKVVSLVCLVGYAISILYSTGAGLYFLDIIDNFVNSYGIVTVGLLEAITIGWFFGASKIREHTNPISYFSVGKWWNLMIKFVTPAVLTFMIISNIINEISKPYGGYSQKALIAYGWSVIIIGIALSLILCQRPWKDRSITSYKSEEVK encoded by the coding sequence ATGACGCAAAAAAGGGATCAGTGGGGATCAAAAGCCGGATTTATCCTTGCTGCCATTGGTTCGGCTGTTGGTCTAGGCAATATATGGAGATATCCGTATGTACTCTATTCAAACGGCGGAGGTGCTTTTCTAATTCCATATTTCTTCGCTATATTAACTGCCGGAATACCATTAATAATTTTAGAATATGGATTAGGACACAAATTTAAAGGTTCACCGCCCTTGGCTCTTGCCAGAGCAAATAAAAAATGGGAGTGGCTTGGTTGGTGGCCAAGTATTAATTCATTTATCATATTGACTTACTACACGCTGATACTCAGCTGGGCTGTAAACTATCTGTTTTTCAGCTTTACACAGGCTTGGGGAACTGATACAAATTCATTTTTCTTTAAGGACTTCCTTAAAATGGCTGATAGCCCCTTTAAGCTGGGTGGATTTGTATGGCCGGTATTTGTTGGTATTACTATTATATGGCTGATAAACTGGTTTGTATGTTTTAAAGGTGTTTCCAGTGGAATTGAAAAGATTAATAAGATTCTGCTTCCAACCCTAGTAATAGCAATGATAATTATTGTTATCAGAGGGGTAACTCTTCCGGGAGCTAGTCTTGGACTTAACAAACTTTTTACACCGGACTGGTCAAAAGTACTGGAGCCAAAAGTCTGGATATCTGCATATGGTCAGGTTTTCTTTTCATTAAGCCTTGCAATGGGAATCATGATTACTTATTCTAGTTATCTTCCAAAAAAGACAGATATAAATAACAGCGCTTTCATGACAGCCTTTGCCAATTGTGGGTTTGAGTTCTTGTCAGCAATAGGAATTTTTGGAATTTTAGGATACATGGCATCTACTCAGGGAGTGGGAGTAGATGAAGTTGCTTCACAGGGTATCGGACTTGCGTTTGTAGCCTTTCCTAAGGTATTTACGGTTATGGGTGGAATAGGTAAGTTCTTTGGCATATTATTCTTTACCTGTCTTGTTTTTGCCGGAATAACTTCCTCCATATCTCTGGTTGAAGCTTCCTCCTCGGCATTGATTGACAAAACAGGAGCAGGAAGAAAAAAAGTTGTTTCTTTAGTTTGCCTTGTTGGGTATGCAATAAGTATACTATATTCTACAGGGGCAGGATTATATTTCCTTGATATTATAGACAACTTTGTAAATTCATACGGAATTGTAACAGTAGGCTTGCTTGAAGCAATAACCATAGGATGGTTCTTCGGAGCTTCTAAAATACGCGAACACACTAACCCCATTTCCTATTTTTCAGTTGGAAAGTGGTGGAATCTCATGATTAAATTTGTAACTCCTGCTGTATTGACCTTTATGATTATATCCAACATTATAAATGAAATATCAAAACCATACGGAGGGTATTCACAAAAAGCACTGATTGCTTATGGTTGGAGTGTGATAATTATCGGAATTGCTTTATCTTTGATATTATGCCAAAGACCTTGGAAGGACAGAAGTATTACCTCTTATAAATCTGAGGAGGTGAAGTAG
- a CDS encoding MetS family NSS transporter small subunit, producing MTATSIVFFLIGAVFLWGGLAVTISIAVKNESKK from the coding sequence ATGACTGCTACATCTATAGTATTCTTTCTGATTGGTGCGGTTTTCCTCTGGGGTGGACTAGCTGTAACAATTTCCATTGCCGTTAAAAATGAATCTAAAAAATAG
- the tlp gene encoding small acid-soluble spore protein Tlp, with protein MKNKPKPDDRSDNVERIQANINHTIKNMELAEELIEKTDDRKMAKTLEEKNERRRDALEGFRAEIRDEALHQKRRDD; from the coding sequence ATGAAGAATAAGCCAAAACCAGATGATAGAAGCGACAATGTAGAAAGAATACAAGCCAATATCAATCATACAATTAAAAATATGGAATTAGCAGAGGAACTGATTGAAAAAACTGATGACAGAAAAATGGCGAAAACTTTGGAAGAAAAAAATGAAAGAAGACGTGATGCACTTGAAGGCTTCAGAGCAGAAATAAGAGATGAAGCTTTGCATCAAAAACGTAGGGATGATTAA